TTGGCAACCATTACACATGTTCATGATTTAATGCCGCAATTTTTTATGCATtcgtatatgtatatatatgttgcAGAGCAGAGCCTGAGGGCCAGGCCTACCGCAAGAAAGCGGCTCAAGCAGGAGTTTCAGTAGATGACACAGATGAGGAGTGGATACAGCAAGACAAAGAACACGAAGAAAATATTGTTGCTAAGAGCTGCAATAAGACGTAGACTGCAATCTGGTTTAACCAAAACATCTCTTTTAACAAAATCTATCCACGTGTGAAAAGCCTTTTGCCCTAATGTTTCGCTTCTATCATACCAGCTAAAACATGCCCTGCAATGTTATTCTGATCACACTTGGTATTTGTGTAAACTAAGCTAACCTATCAAGACCGAAACAAATATACAGCTGATGCAAAGGATAACACAAACAATCATAAGGCTCAGTGATACatttatatactgtatgtacaaATCGTAATAACCATTCACATGAAAAGGTCAATGTGCTCTTATGAAGTTATCTTTAGTGATGCACAAATGTGAAACTAGCTTTACACGATGAAGgtggttttatttcttccatgttaACTCCGATTTGGTGGTGCTCTCGCTGACACTGGATGCTGGAGCCTGGAgatcagaagaagaaaaaatgtgatGGGAACAAATAGCCACAGTCATGTACAAACATGTAATTCTAGTGCTTGTGCACCTACTTTCTTCCGTAAGTACTTCCGTAGAGCCTCACGGGTCTGTAGAAATGAATGATAGTAGGAAGTTATTAAATTGATCAAATGGCACGAAAATCTTTAAGATTAACCATGATGAAAAGTGGCAGTTATCTATAACTGCTTTCAACAGTGTACACAACCCTATTAGAAAGCCAGGTTTTGGAGACTTAAAAAGTTGAGGacataataaattatttcaaatcttttttcacATTCAATGTGACACATATCCTGTACAATTTAACGACATAATAAACAAACCTTTAGAACAAAAATGCTGCAACAACCTGATTGCAGAAGTGTGCACACCTTTAAACCAATACTGTGGTTGACCAACATTTGAATTCAGTTTTCTTTGGTAGGAGAACTGGGCTTGGCAATGTTTGCCCACTTTACCTCGCCAATGTTCGCCAAAATAACAGATTGCCCTTATTAGGGACCCCAATGATTTGTTGTCAGATTTAACTCTGAACTCTGGATAGGGCCATTCCAAAACGTCAAACTTTCTTTAGCTAAGccatatttctgtttgttttgagaTATTTTCAAACCCACATAAAATCCCCCATCAGCCTTTAACTTTCAGGCAGACCTCTGAAGGTTTTGGGTCAAACCTGACTGGTTAAATAAAATCCTACTCCTTGACAAACATCCCAGTTCCATAAAGATATAAGTAACTCATGACACTAGCATGATCCTGtcgccaccatgttttactttgaATATGGtgtttgttattttggtgtgctgtgtttttgtattgCTTGCTGGCCTTGTGGTCAAAAGTTCAACTTTGGTTTACTCGGACCATAAAAACATTCTGCCACATGTTTTGGGATATTTTGGTGTTGTCTGGAGGTGTTgcttggaaggaaaaaaaagctttggatTTTTGATACTCTACTCCTGGTTGATACCTTTGTACAATGAGATCATTTTgatctaaaaaatgttttgtttgctaAATATGCAATTGAGCAATCGTCTTATGGGGATAGCTAAACATAATTGACTGTAGAGATAAACCCAAGAGCTCTGAATGCTGTAATTAATTCAGAAGGTTCTTGAACAATCAAGTTCAGGGTGTGCACACATGCAGCCGGACCATCTCAGCCTTTTCCTCCCTTTCCCTTAAGCAAGTTATCTTTTCAGATgaataaaacaggaaatctgTCACattatagattaaaaaaagtaaaaaacaccTGATATTTCAACACCAGTCTATACACCTTTTAAAGTAGCTATAATTATACAAATTGGAACATTTGCCACTCAGACAGTGTAACATAATTAAGCAACATCATTATCTGGCTCATTTGTCATTGCCTTACCATTCTGTCGCCAAGGCATGTtgtcaacaaaatgaaaaaaccCTGGAATCAAAAGAGAGTTGTATCAAAAATACGCCAACTTGTTTATTTGTCAAATTGCAAAAATCCTTTTGGCCCTACCTGGAATCCGTTGAGCGCGGTAAAGATGTAATTGACGGCTAAAGCTATTGTTCCTTCTGTAAGATCAATGATCAAAATGGCAAATCCAAAGATCCACGTCACACCGAAGATGGGGGTCAGGAGGATAACTGACCTCACGACAATTTTGGCCGCTGTTTTCTCCTTCTCTGGTGAGATGTCATTTTTCTTGTGTACTTCACTGATACTGTGGTGGCTTATGAGCTTCATGATAACCACGAGCATCGAGAACACATTGATGAAGACAATGGCTCCAACTGGAATGATGAACGTAAAAATGGTGCCCTTGAACATTCCGTCGTAAACCAGCCAGCAGGACTCTTTTAAGAAGTACTTCCCCTCACTTCCGCCGTCGTTAGTAACGAACGTGATGAAAACTATGAGCAGGGGGCAAACGTAGCCTATGACCAAGGAGAACCTCAGGTAGTTTTTCTTGCTCACCTTGTGGAACAAAAAGACTGCCTGGTGAAGAAGTGTGGCGCTCAAACAAAACATCCAAAAGAACATGGCCAGGTAGCAGAAATGCTTCAACACGGCGGAGGTTCGACACCAGAGCTCTGAAATACCCTTCGGTTGGGAAGACGCCAAAAAGCAGAGGTCAGCGATCAGCAAGCACAGAGAAATATTCACATGGGCAGTGTGGCGTAAATATAAAGTGCTCGTCTTGACCACTTCGCTCCAGACAATCAGTTCTATCACAAGTGAAATGATGAGTGACACCACTGATACTGACAGAGCTGCATAGGTTAAGTAAGTTAAACCAGGGACTTCAATGGGCTCCTTGGACATCAGAATGGAAAACGAGGAGAGATGTGTACAAACGCAGCGGCCCACCTCGTCAGCACCTTGCCATTCACATCCATCTGTTgaccagtttttaatgttggtGTTCCAAAACACACAGTGTAACATAACATTGCGAGGCCTTGGCTTGAGCAGCGTAAAGTCAATCGTAATCGAAATGTTGGTTTTGGTTTCTGCAGTTGTAGACACAATGATACTGTTGAGAATTGATTTGTTGTCGTAGGGCAAATAGTTTTGCAGGTTTTGGAATCCAGCTGTTTTCACTACCCCTTTCTCTTTAAGAGAAACTTTGGCATCAAAAACAGTCATGTTACATTTGGTGGTATTGCACACATCCACTTCCAGATTTTTCCTTCTAGGATTTCCTATGATCTCTGATCTTTCAATCAATTTCTCCACCGCAAGCAAGTAATTCTCAGCCAGAAAAGACGAGTTGCCCTCAGGAGTCGTTGCGTTCCATGAGCTTGCAAGACTCTCGTTCAGCAGATGACTGGAGGAGaacagaaaatcctgaaaaaaaaagcagaattgcAGGTCATCTTCTAGAAGATAGTTGAAACGTATAACTAGTGTTAGTATTGAATTGTCAATCTATATAAAAGACTTATACAGATTCATTGGCATCATAAGAAATGTAAAGTTAAGTAATTTTAAGGATTTTGATGTAACATACATCCAAGTTAGTTCAATGTACACAGATAACataacacacataaacacagactttataaaaaaaaaaaaataattgggtggggggggggggcttatcaGT
This Fundulus heteroclitus isolate FHET01 chromosome 19, MU-UCD_Fhet_4.1, whole genome shotgun sequence DNA region includes the following protein-coding sequences:
- the adgrf3a gene encoding adhesion G-protein coupled receptor F3 isoform X1, which encodes MVNVIYVGDLYCPAEGDWGNTKVDFTAVKKCSKQAGIRRRKCIEEDGKGVWKDEVSECVEQELSNVLESAEDFLFSSSHLLNESLASSWNATTPEGNSSFLAENYLLAVEKLIERSEIIGNPRRKNLEVDVCNTTKCNMTVFDAKVSLKEKGVVKTAGFQNLQNYLPYDNKSILNSIIVSTTAETKTNISITIDFTLLKPRPRNVMLHCVFWNTNIKNWSTDGCEWQGADEVGRCVCTHLSSFSILMSKEPIEVPGLTYLTYAALSVSVVSLIISLVIELIVWSEVVKTSTLYLRHTAHVNISLCLLIADLCFLASSQPKGISELWCRTSAVLKHFCYLAMFFWMFCLSATLLHQAVFLFHKVSKKNYLRFSLVIGYVCPLLIVFITFVTNDGGSEGKYFLKESCWLVYDGMFKGTIFTFIIPVGAIVFINVFSMLVVIMKLISHHSISEVHKKNDISPEKEKTAAKIVVRSVILLTPIFGVTWIFGFAILIIDLTEGTIALAVNYIFTALNGFQGFFILLTTCLGDRMTREALRKYLRKKAPASSVSESTTKSELTWKK
- the adgrf3a gene encoding adhesion G-protein coupled receptor F3 isoform X2, whose translation is MKEKLSRTNLTNQSAIEDFLFSSSHLLNESLASSWNATTPEGNSSFLAENYLLAVEKLIERSEIIGNPRRKNLEVDVCNTTKCNMTVFDAKVSLKEKGVVKTAGFQNLQNYLPYDNKSILNSIIVSTTAETKTNISITIDFTLLKPRPRNVMLHCVFWNTNIKNWSTDGCEWQGADEVGRCVCTHLSSFSILMSKEPIEVPGLTYLTYAALSVSVVSLIISLVIELIVWSEVVKTSTLYLRHTAHVNISLCLLIADLCFLASSQPKGISELWCRTSAVLKHFCYLAMFFWMFCLSATLLHQAVFLFHKVSKKNYLRFSLVIGYVCPLLIVFITFVTNDGGSEGKYFLKESCWLVYDGMFKGTIFTFIIPVGAIVFINVFSMLVVIMKLISHHSISEVHKKNDISPEKEKTAAKIVVRSVILLTPIFGVTWIFGFAILIIDLTEGTIALAVNYIFTALNGFQGFFILLTTCLGDRMTREALRKYLRKKAPASSVSESTTKSELTWKK